The Pimelobacter simplex genomic sequence GTGTTCACCTCGGCCGATCAGATCCGACCCGGGTGGGAACTCGTGGTGCCCGCCCAGGGCCGCGAGACATCCCAGATAGTCGCGGAGATCGTGACGGTCGACCCCGGCGACACCCTGTCGGAGATCGCTCTCGAGCAGCTGGGCGATGCGGATCGATACCCCGAGATCTACGAGGCCTCGACAGCTATCACGCAACCCGGGGGCCAGCACCTGGTCGACCCCGACGTGATCGACGTCGGCTGGAGGCTCAACATTCCCGCCGAAACGCCGGCACGCGTCGATCATCAACAGCACAAAGTGCCACACACCGCTCCGCGCGAAGTTCGACCCGACCCAGTTGTGAACGAGGCACACGACGACAACGCGAGCCTGGACCTCGTGCCGTCCGAACGGCACGACCCACCACCCACGCCCACGTCACCGCCAGTCGGCGCCGACTCAGACGGCGAGAGGGCCGGGGGCACCGCAGTCGATGCACAAGACGACGAGGACGGCGTGACGGCACCCAGCGCGTTGCTGGCCACCGCGACCTGCCTGTCCTTCGGTGCGCTCGGCCTGTTGGCGCTCAACCGTCGCCGCCAGTTCCGCAACCGCCGGATCGGCCGGACGATCGCTGCCACCCCCGCCGAGCTCACCGATGTCGAGCAGGCGATCGTCGAACACGGCCATGCGGCCCAGAAGGATGTCGAGTTCCTCGACCGCGCACTGCGGCATGTCGCCGCGTCCTGCAGGATGCAGCGAAGCTCGCTGCCTCAGCTTGGCGCCGCAATGATGGGTGAGGACGACCTGACGCTGCTGTTCACCCAGCCCGCTGTCGGCGAGGTTCCGGAGGGCTGGACGGCCACTGACGATGCTCGGGCGTGGATGTTGCCGCGCGAGGTGCTCCTCGAGCCCGACCTGGGGGCCCAGCCGGCGCCCTATCCGGCGCTGGTGAGCATCGGGGACGACGAGGGCGGCCGCACCTGGCACATCGACCTCGAGGCTCTGGGAGTGTGCGGGATCGGGGGACCGCCGGAGCAGGTCGCTGGCCTGGCCCGTTTCTGGGTGGCAGAGCTCGCCGTGAACGCCTGGGCGCAGGGTTGCGAGGTGCTCTTGGCCGGACAGTTCGGCGCCGAGATGATCGGTCTCAACCCGGCCCGGCTGCGGCAGGTCGAGCGTGGCGAGGCGCTGGCCCGCGCCGCGGCCGTGGCTGCCACGATGGAGGAGGTCGCGGAGAACCTCGATGCCGACGTCCTGACCCGTCGCCGCGACGGGTTGGTGCTGGACAGCACCAACCCGGTGGTGGTCGTGGTGGATTCCCGGCCCGGCGCCGAGGTCGTCGCCGGCCACCAGGACCGGGAGCGGTCCCGAGTGGTGGTCGTGCACGGCGAGGAGGAGGCGCCGACCATCGAGCTGCGAGGCGATGGGACCGCCTACCTGCCGATGTGGGGGATCAGCCTCAAGGCGTTCTCGATGGCGGCTGAACAGGCCGCCCCGATCGCGGAGGTGCTGGCGGCAACCCGCAACCTCGCCGACGAGCCGATGCCGAACACGGCCTCCGACGGGGGGCCGCTGGGCGGATACGCCCGGGCCGACGGGTCGCTGCGTGAGGAATACACCGAGCCGCGCCACACCGAGGGGGGTGACCGGTCCTCGATCCTGCCCGCGGCCGACGAGGTATACCTGACGGTCGCGGCGACCACGGCCGACGACCTCGCAGCCTCCGCACGGAGCGTCCCGGAGACGACCCGAGCCGAAGTCGCCGCACTCGACCCGACGCT encodes the following:
- a CDS encoding LysM peptidoglycan-binding domain-containing protein, with translation MKVIKALAAVVVLLAVVVGPPWALITFIGNPWPTEGVSLTAPLTDGAIVGLLAVVVWVLWLQLLACIATEAIAAVTDDRVQLRAPLTLGVQQQFARRLVTAVVVAAIPASVAVGGVAAMTAPGPSAAGQVVQAAEQNGHDLPAQPVVTTEKKDRPVKTITVPVKRLDTLWDIADRVLGDGDRWPEIAVLNEGREMNDGAVFTSADQIRPGWELVVPAQGRETSQIVAEIVTVDPGDTLSEIALEQLGDADRYPEIYEASTAITQPGGQHLVDPDVIDVGWRLNIPAETPARVDHQQHKVPHTAPREVRPDPVVNEAHDDNASLDLVPSERHDPPPTPTSPPVGADSDGERAGGTAVDAQDDEDGVTAPSALLATATCLSFGALGLLALNRRRQFRNRRIGRTIAATPAELTDVEQAIVEHGHAAQKDVEFLDRALRHVAASCRMQRSSLPQLGAAMMGEDDLTLLFTQPAVGEVPEGWTATDDARAWMLPREVLLEPDLGAQPAPYPALVSIGDDEGGRTWHIDLEALGVCGIGGPPEQVAGLARFWVAELAVNAWAQGCEVLLAGQFGAEMIGLNPARLRQVERGEALARAAAVAATMEEVAENLDADVLTRRRDGLVLDSTNPVVVVVDSRPGAEVVAGHQDRERSRVVVVHGEEEAPTIELRGDGTAYLPMWGISLKAFSMAAEQAAPIAEVLAATRNLADEPMPNTASDGGPLGGYARADGSLREEYTEPRHTEGGDRSSILPAADEVYLTVAATTADDLAASARSVPETTRAEVAALDPTLDQDLADWFDDSSPRPKIHLLGPVELRALNGGDPKAIASTGVTVSFIAYLAVQDRGVTGERAMAAFGWKTTGTVQNRATDARFLLGTRPDGTDWLPEAGTSDAARRGTTPTYDLVRGPGGVLNNADLFLRLRHRAERRGDTGGCEEDLAAALSLVTGAPFEGATDRRFRWLFQGQRHDHVLAAAIEDTAHLLATRAVTSGRTDLVRLACEAARKASPHSDVAWLDLAAAAEAESGRAAADELLRDHVVDRFDEDLPPRTETVLDQRDWAAG